A region from the Canis lupus dingo isolate Sandy chromosome X, ASM325472v2, whole genome shotgun sequence genome encodes:
- the LOC112651941 gene encoding granulocyte-macrophage colony-stimulating factor receptor subunit alpha-like isoform X1 translates to MATTLDLVSFLVLLSSVCCREPQPAQENVSPIINMQLDSRKKMLSWNYIRNVSEQECVIYTPLGSPTSQPPQVTEDDTHYCIFRNHVLHRGANLTVNVTCDGNVFQELLVFANPGVEGSGAMNFSCFIYNVRFMNCSWAPGSRAPADVCYQLFWWASLHEDEVECPHYIMNSEGMHVGCHFDQLGEPQNMDNYFFLVNGTSRTAAIPFLDFVPFQAYKIEKYDPPTNITITYNRSHHIIKWDNPEIRYDLSSYVLYYELDIQRAGSSSKTKHVFQRGQDPNVYLMPSSAARVESTFRARVRYVYNDLWSEWSPTVLFGLPEEREPRGAMFDVVVWAAAVPALLLMCLCKRRFYRSHKLFPPIPQVKKEITGALMPTLEVAWDDGHPPPGSQEPEDVLMVEETW, encoded by the exons ATGGCGACTACGCTGGATCTGGTGAGCTTTCTGGTCCTCCTGAGCTCAGTGTGCTGCAGAGAACCACAGCCGG caCAAGAAAACGTATCTCCTATTATAAACATGCAGCTAGattcaaggaagaaaatgttaAGCTGGAATTACATAAGAAATGTGAGTGAGCAAGAATGCGTAATATATACCCCGCTCGGCTCTCCCACCTCGCAACCCCCACAG GTCACAGAGGACGACACGCACTACTGCATCTTCCGCAACCATGTGCTGCACAGAGGGGCGAACCTCACCGTGAACGTCACGTGTGACGGTAATGTGTTCCAGGAGCTGCTGGTTTTCGCTAACCCAG GCGTGGAAGGTTCCGGCGCCATGAACTTCTCCTGCTTCATTTACAATGTCCGCTTCATGAACTGCAGCTGGGCGCCTGGCTCCAGGGCCCCCGCCGACGTCTGCTACCAGCTCTTCTGGTGGGCTTCTTT GCACGAGGACGAGGTGGAGTGCCCTCACTACATCATGAACTCCGAGGGGATGCACGTGGGCTGCCATTTCGATCAACTCGGCGAACCCCAGAACATGGACAATTACTTCTTCCTGGTGAACGGGACCAGCCGTACGGCGGCAATTCCGTTTTTGGACTTCGTTCCATTTCAAGCCTACAAAATCG AGAAGTATGACCCGCCGACGAACATCACGATCACCTACAACAGATCGCACCACATTATCAAGTGGGACAATCCCGAGATCAGATACGACCTTTCGAGTTATGTCCTGTACTACGAGCTGGACATCCAAAGAGCG GGCAGCTCCTCCAAGACAAAGCAC GTGTTCCAGCGGGGACAAGATCCGAACGTGTACCTGATGCCCAGTTCCGCCGCCAGGGTGGAAAGCACGTTCCGCGCGAGGGTGCGCTACGTGTATAACGACCTGTGGAGTGAGTGGAGCCCGACGGTGCTATTCG gccTCCCGGAGGAGCGCGAGCCCCGCGGCGCAATGTTCGACGTGGTGGTGTGGGCCGCGGCTGTGCCCGCGCTGCTCCTCATGTGCCTCTGCAAACG CAGGTTCTACAGGAGCCACAAGCTGTTTCCACCCATCCCGCAGGTCAAGAAGGAAATCACGGGGGCCCTCATGCCGACCCTGGAG GTCGCCTGGGATGACGGCCACCCGCCGCCGGGCTCCCAGGAACCCGAGGACGTCCTCATGGTGGAGGAAACGTGGTGA
- the LOC112651941 gene encoding granulocyte-macrophage colony-stimulating factor receptor subunit alpha-like isoform X2: MATTLDLVSFLVLLSSVCCREPQPAQENVSPIINMQLDSRKKMLSWNYIRNVSEQECVIYTPLGSPTSQPPQVTEDDTHYCIFRNHVLHRGANLTVNVTCDGNVFQELLVFANPGVEGSGAMNFSCFIYNVRFMNCSWAPGSRAPADVCYQLFWWASLHEDEVECPHYIMNSEGMHVGCHFDQLGEPQNMDNYFFLVNGTSRTAAIPFLDFVPFQAYKIEKYDPPTNITITYNRSHHIIKWDNPEIRYDLSSYVLYYELDIQRAGSSSKTKHVFQRGQDPNVYLMPSSAARVESTFRARVRYVYNDLWSEWSPTVLFGLPEEREPRGAMFDVVVWAAAVPALLLMCLCKRFYRSHKLFPPIPQVKKEITGALMPTLEVAWDDGHPPPGSQEPEDVLMVEETW; the protein is encoded by the exons ATGGCGACTACGCTGGATCTGGTGAGCTTTCTGGTCCTCCTGAGCTCAGTGTGCTGCAGAGAACCACAGCCGG caCAAGAAAACGTATCTCCTATTATAAACATGCAGCTAGattcaaggaagaaaatgttaAGCTGGAATTACATAAGAAATGTGAGTGAGCAAGAATGCGTAATATATACCCCGCTCGGCTCTCCCACCTCGCAACCCCCACAG GTCACAGAGGACGACACGCACTACTGCATCTTCCGCAACCATGTGCTGCACAGAGGGGCGAACCTCACCGTGAACGTCACGTGTGACGGTAATGTGTTCCAGGAGCTGCTGGTTTTCGCTAACCCAG GCGTGGAAGGTTCCGGCGCCATGAACTTCTCCTGCTTCATTTACAATGTCCGCTTCATGAACTGCAGCTGGGCGCCTGGCTCCAGGGCCCCCGCCGACGTCTGCTACCAGCTCTTCTGGTGGGCTTCTTT GCACGAGGACGAGGTGGAGTGCCCTCACTACATCATGAACTCCGAGGGGATGCACGTGGGCTGCCATTTCGATCAACTCGGCGAACCCCAGAACATGGACAATTACTTCTTCCTGGTGAACGGGACCAGCCGTACGGCGGCAATTCCGTTTTTGGACTTCGTTCCATTTCAAGCCTACAAAATCG AGAAGTATGACCCGCCGACGAACATCACGATCACCTACAACAGATCGCACCACATTATCAAGTGGGACAATCCCGAGATCAGATACGACCTTTCGAGTTATGTCCTGTACTACGAGCTGGACATCCAAAGAGCG GGCAGCTCCTCCAAGACAAAGCAC GTGTTCCAGCGGGGACAAGATCCGAACGTGTACCTGATGCCCAGTTCCGCCGCCAGGGTGGAAAGCACGTTCCGCGCGAGGGTGCGCTACGTGTATAACGACCTGTGGAGTGAGTGGAGCCCGACGGTGCTATTCG gccTCCCGGAGGAGCGCGAGCCCCGCGGCGCAATGTTCGACGTGGTGGTGTGGGCCGCGGCTGTGCCCGCGCTGCTCCTCATGTGCCTCTGCAAACG GTTCTACAGGAGCCACAAGCTGTTTCCACCCATCCCGCAGGTCAAGAAGGAAATCACGGGGGCCCTCATGCCGACCCTGGAG GTCGCCTGGGATGACGGCCACCCGCCGCCGGGCTCCCAGGAACCCGAGGACGTCCTCATGGTGGAGGAAACGTGGTGA